The Coffea arabica cultivar ET-39 chromosome 3c, Coffea Arabica ET-39 HiFi, whole genome shotgun sequence genome contains a region encoding:
- the LOC140037921 gene encoding uncharacterized protein gives MVQHLGRDPLDHAPLLLSVDTRLDNKPRPFRFLNVWTTHPGLLEVIKDYWTHPVYGSPLQVLASKLRNVKNALKQWSRTTFGDIFERARSAERVVTEAEIAYDLDPTEQRRSELHHARARLRRALVVKESFWRQNARVKWLSDGDRNTNYFHSLVTERRRKTVLRYFGFSETWIDMIWRLISNVWFSILVNGGLHGFFRSSLGLRQGDPISPSLFVIGIEVLSRALNTLHTQRGFTPFQVPPHCPIITHLAFADDVIIFSSGRTAVVNQILGYNKRVFPIRYLGCPLYTGRSKKVYYTDTYNGVANRILSWKNQILSPGGRVVLIQSVLASMPIHLLATASPPKGMLMVIEKLFAKFLWGSSNSGDKFHWIRWADLCRSKDEGGVGLRGLKQVYDSFSIKLWWKFRQQQSLWAKFMSQKYCAGQHPCLADVGHRGSQAWQRMVTMQRFGEENISWVVWEGALNFWHDNWMGSGALYDKVEVFYDHSVVDFIDRRAWNVDMLHQFLDGELGLPVKVSFFMLRLLQGRLPLMDRLKRFGVCGPSRCLCCQNPQEEDLNHVFCSGEGARLVWHHFESTAGEFSGMHTVRHMVWFCWLRRWTNDRVKFLQNILPSVACWVLWKVRNEGVFEDQKMRIGVMVTRIVQFLHDLLQSQFPGVQCSAPTWEGLLLELGSHQRRMVIRPVYWVTPSGGYKLNSDGCS, from the exons ATGGTGCAACATTTAGGCCGTGACCCGTTGGATCATGCTCCCTTGTTGCTATCGGTGGATACGAGGCTAGACAATAAACCCAGGCCGTTTCGTTTCTTAAACGTCTGGACCACTCATCCTGGTTTGTTGGAGGTTATCAAAGATTATTGGACTCATCCAGTGTATGGCTCTCCTTTGCAAGTATTGGCCTCGAAGTTAAGGAATGTTAAAAATGCCCTCAAGCAATGGTCTAGGACGACATTCGGGGATATTTTTGAAAGGGCACGTAGTGCAGAGCGTGTGGTAACCGAGGCTGAGATAGCATACGACCTGGATCCTACTGAGCAGCGACGGAGCGAGTTACATCATGCTCGAGCTCGGTTGCGCCGAGCGCTTGTAGTTAAGGAGAGTTTTTGGAGACAAAATGCGCGGGTGAAGTGGCTTTCGGACGGAGATAGGAACACCAACTATTTCCACTCCTTGGTTACGGAAAGGAGACGTAAGACA GTGCTACGGTATTTCGGATTCAGTGAGACCTGGATAGACATGATCTGGCGCTTAATATCGAATGTGTGGTTCTCGATACTTGTTAATGGCGGTTTGCATGGCTTTTTCAGATCTTCACTAGGTTTACGGCAAGGGGATCCCATTTCACCATCCTTATTCGTTATTGGAATTGAGGTGTTGTCTAGAGCCCTCAACACGCTACACACACAAAGGGGATTTACTCCGTTTCAAGTACCTCCTCATTGTCCTATAATTACGCATTTGGCATTCGCCGATGATGTGATTATCTTTTCCAGTGGG AGGACAGCGGTTGTTAACCAGATACTGGGGTATAATAAACGAGTCTTTCCAATACGGTACCTTGGTTGTCCCTTGTATACCGGAAGGAGCAAGAAGGTTTACTATACGGATACATACAATGGGGTGGCGAATCGGATTTTGAGTTGGAAGAACCAGATTTTATCGCCAGGAGGCAGGGTGGTGTTAATTCAGAGCGTGTTAGCCTCTATGCCAATTCACTTGCTGGCAACCGCGTCTCCTCCAAAAGGGATGTTGATGGTCATAGAGAAATTGTTCGCCAAGTTCTTGTGGGGATCTTCGAATTCGGGGGACAAATTCCATTGGATACGTTGGGCAGATCTGTGTCGGTCGAAGGATGAAGGAGGTGTAGGCCTGCGGGGGTTGAAGCAGGTCTACGACTCATTTTCCATTAAACTCTGGTGGAAATTTCGGCAACAACAATCATTATGGGCAAAGTTTATGTCCCAAAAGTATTGCGCAGGCCAGCACCCTTGTCTTGCTGATGTTGGGCATCGGGGATCCCAAGCTTGGCAGAGGATGGTCACAATGCAGCGTTTTGGGGAGGAGAATATTAGTTGGGTAGTTTGGGAGGGTGCTTTGAATTTTTGGCATGACAATTGGATGGGGTCAGGTGCACTTTACGACAAGGTGGAGGTCTTTTATGATCATTCGGTAGTTGATTTTATAGATCGGCGGGCCTGGAATGTGGACATGCTCCATCAATTCTTGGATGGAGAATTG GGTCTTCCAgtcaaggtttctttctttatgCTGCGACTGCTACAGGGGAGGCTCCCTCTTATGGATCGCCTAAAGAGGTTTGGGGTTTGTGGCCCATCTAGATGCTTGTGTTGTCAGAATCCCCAAGAGGAGGACTTGAATCATGTGTTTTGCTCAGGAGAAGGGGCACGATTGGTCTGGCATCACTTCGAGAGTACTGCTGGTGAGTTTAGTGGGATGCATACGGTGCGTCACATGGTGTGGTTTTGCTGGTTAAGGAGGTGGACTAATGACCGTGTAAAGTTTTTACAGAATATACTTCCTTCGGTGGCATGCTGGGTTTTGTGGAAGGTTAGGAATGAAGGGGTGTTTGAAGATCAAAAGATGAGGATCGGGGTTATGGTGACTCGGATTGTTCAGTTTCTGCATGATTTGCTTCAGTCACAGTTCCCGGGGGTGCAGTGTTCTGCCCCTACTTGGGAAGGGTTGCTTCTCGAGTTGGGTAGTCATCAAAGGCGGATGGTTATTAGGCCAGTTTACTGGGTAACTCCAAGTGGAGGCTATAAGTTAAATTCAGATGGATGCTCTTGA
- the LOC113735833 gene encoding GDSL esterase/lipase 1-like: MANSYIQLHFVALFFLASLTIPSNCLPGLYPKAPVALFVFGDSLFDPGNNDFIKTTTTFQANFPPYGETFFKLPTGRFTDGRIIPDFIAEFAKLSLIPPYLQTGYHEFLTNGVNFASAGAGALAETNTGLVIDLKMQFKNFRKAKKHLRLNIGKRTARRVVKNAVYLFGIGSNDYLSPLTNNSSIFKLYAPQDYVAMVVGNITSVVQKIHREGGRKFGILNLGPLGCLPRLRAANVAAGGNGECVEQVTALAKLHNVLLSQKLQLLQKRLKDFKYSYFDVFTASIATIQNPSKFGFKEVKSACCGSGPFRGYFSCGGKRGMKEYELCDNPKDYLFFDAIHRTEAANLQSAEAMWGGPPNITGPYNLQSLFLL, from the exons ATGGCAAATTCGTACATCCAACTTCACTTTGTAGCATTATTCTTCCTCGCAAGTCTTACAATCCCCTCTAATTGCCTTCCTGGCCTTTATCCTAAAGCCCCTGTTGCCCTCTTTGTCTTTGGTGATTCACTTTTTGATCCTGGAAACAATGACTTCATTAAGACAACCACTACTTTCCAGGCAAATTTTCCGCCTTATGGAGAAACATTTTTTAAGCTCCCAACCGGGAGGTTCACTGATGGCCGCATTATCCCTGATTTTATAG CTGAATTTGCAAAATTATCTCTAATTCCACCATACCTGCAAACTGGATATCATGAATTCTTGACTAATGGCGTGAACTTTGCATCTGCCGGTGCTGGTGCTCTTGCTGAAACTAATACCGGATTG GTGATCGACCTTAAAATGCAATTCAAGAACTTtaggaaagctaagaaacattTGAGGTTGAATATAGGTAAAAGAACCGCAAGACGAGTGGTGAAAAATGCTGTATACTTGTTTGGCATTGGTAGTAATGATTACTTGAGCCCGTTGACTAATAATTCCAGTATATTTAAGTTGTATGCACCACAAGATTATGTAGCAATGGTGGTTGGCAACATTACATCGGTGGTTCAG AAAATTCACAGGGAAGGTGGAAGAAAATTCGGGATTTTAAATTTGGGTCCCTTAGGTTGTTTGCCAAGGCTTAGAGCAGCCAATGTGGCCGCTGGAGGAAATGGAGAGTGCGTGGAACAGGTCACAGCTTTGGCTAAATTACACAACGTATTGCTTTCCCAAAAACTCCAGTTGCTCCAAAAACGGCTCAAAGATTTTAAGTACTCGTATTTTGACGTCTTCACAGCTTCCATCGCGACAATTCAAAATCCTTCCAAATTCG GTTTTAAGGAAGTGAAGAGTGCATGCTGTGGTAGCGGCCCATTCCGAGGATATTTTAGCTGCGGAGGAAAGAGAGGAATGAAAGAATACGAGCTATGTGATAATCCCAAAGATTATTTATTTTTCGATGCTATTCATCGGACTGAAGCGGCCAACTTGCAGTCTGCGGAGGCGATGTGGGGAGGGCCTCCCAACATAACAGGGCCTTACAATCTCCAGTCGCTGTTTCTGCTTTAA